AGCTGACATAACAGGCTTACTTGAAAACTAGAGGTGGCTGCTGCTGTTCTGTGCAAACAAAAAATAGTTATTAACTCTCCATTCTGAGAATCtgagctttcattaaaaaaaaaaaaatgatggcaGTCATTATAGCAGCtgacatgggccttttatgcaaggatgaTTCCcgtggtcaccctgccaactgcttcggggcttccttttgattatgcatgacttttctgcCCCTGAGAAATTGCCTCACACTCACTGCCCCTGAGAAGTCGCCACTCTTccatgcaaagaaaaagaaaaaaatatatatttattgagaAGTCTTCATTCTGAGAACCcgtgatttcattttttttaaaaatgaagccagCCATTATGGCAGCAGTCATAGCCCGTTTATGCAGGGacgtcacccccgccaactgcttcagggcttcctttgtaTTAAGTATGCCTTTTCTGTccgtcagagatcgccttgctctccccgtgcatttagCCCACATTTCCCAGATTTTGGCTAagacagcatctggaaaacacaggcaaaatatgTGAGGAAAGTGAGGCAACCTCGGGCGGacaaaaaaggcatgcataatccaaaggaagccctgaaacagtcgggggggggggggaacgcggggaaacgtccctgcataaaaggccatagacttGAGACTCAGTCACAATGCCTAAGACTGAGCAAAGAGACTGAAGTTCGGTCAATTGAGAATCATAAGGTCCACCACATGGGCATCTCTGCCAGCAGTGGATCACTAAATCTGGATCCACTATTGGTACAGAAATTTCATCAAAGGGTATGGTCGGTTCCTTAGTAAcactttggggagggaggggtgacatgtttttttttttttttttagtttactaATGTTACATTTCCAGGGCCCTGCCTACAGAAGAGTATCTTTGTTAAAGGAATTGTGCCAGCAAATGTGTGGCGTAACACTTCACACACTGCTAGCTGAGGAAATGATCAGGAGGAAAAGCAGCCCTCCGTCCAGTTTCTGCACACAAACGCATGCATGAGTGATGCTCAGCTTTCAGGCAGGGTGGTTTTTCTGCCGCGTCTAAAAGAGTTTGTCTCACTGTGCCTCTGGCACAGTAATATGTGGAAGTGTCTTCAGGCTTTAAGTTGTTCAACTGCAGGAAAACCTGGCTTTTGGAGGTGTCTCTTGTGATGCTTAGTCGACTTTGCAAAGTGGGGTTATAGTTATTGCTTCCACCAGCCCAGATAATTCCCATCCACTCCACTCCCTTTCCTGCTGGTTGACGGACCCAGTTCACTCCATAATCTGTTATGGAGAATCCAGACACTGTGCAGGTCAGCCGTAGACTCTCTCCTGGCCTTTTCACCCCACCACCGGTCTCCACCAGAGTCTGAGAAAAAACACCTACAGAGCAGGAAAGAATAGAAAACTGTAAAAAGAATGGAAATGATACCGCGGCTCTCAAAATGCTGCAATCATAGAGGGGAAATGGAAGCTTTTCTTACAGGCAGGGAAGATCAAGAGAAGAATCACCAAGAGCCTCTTTCCCATGACTTTATGTTCGGCAAGAACTCCCAGGACCAGAAGGAGAATGGGGTTCATTCATGGACCCTGTGCCTGTTATGTCTGAAGTGTCCCTTTAAAGACAGTTGCATCATGAAGTCATTTGCATGACATCAAAAGAACTCCTATTAAAAAAGAGCAAGGAACTCCTATTGAAACAGAGCAAGAGAGACTTAAACCTGAGATGTTAGAAGGAACGTGTGTCTGCGAGCAGGTGGGGGGAGCAATCTCACCTCTGTTCATCACCCCAGCTGCCAAGTCTAACATCTAATGGAAGGCAACAGACTAAGACAACACATTAACCTCTTTGGGGTTTGCCAGTCAATGAAATGCAGTTGTATAAATACAAAGGACTGTATAAATACAGCTGTATAAATACAGGAGagcaaatgcaaaagaaaaacacccagtttttcttttgcatttgctCTCCTGTAAATAGccacatatggggggggggggagcagcatggtacagcccgatcttggaagcttagcaaagtcagccctggtttgtatttggatgggagaccgccaaggaataccagggttgctatgcagaggaaggcactggcaaaccacctctgttcgtctcttgccttagaAACCCCTTaagagggttgccataagtcagctgggacttgacggcactttacacgcagaCACAAGCAGTCACATATGAAAACAGTCATTTGCTTTGTCTGGTGGTCTCTCCATTTGAGGTTTATTACATGGAAGGATCAGCCCATCCATTCGACAAGAACATAAACCTTTTGTAGCTCCCACTTGAGCTGCTGTGGTGGTggccccaaaagaagaagaagagtcagtttttatacagtacctcgcttttctctacatttaaggagtcccaaagcggttcacaatcaccttcccttccccacaacagaaaccttgtgaggtaggtgaggctgaaagaattTGGAGataatggtgactagcccaaggtttattttatttatttattatttccatttgttaccaaactcagttctccatattactttctgctgcttttaaccactacaccatgctggctagaggTGACTGCTGCCAAAAGAACCCAATCCAACATGGCTTTGAAGCTTTGTGCTTCTCTCTTTGAGGCCCTCCAATGATAGTTTCATGAGACACACTAAGCAGAAATGGGAATAAGGTACAAGCTAGGACTGGCCATGTTCTTCCGTGCTTAAGACAGTTTCAAACATAGAAACCAAACAACAGTGAGCAACCAGAAATGGGGCTGCTTCcagaatgaatgtgtgtgtgtgtgtgtttgtgcaaagACACACCCCTGccatgcagcagcagcaagggATTAAGGAACAGGCTGGAATGGCATCCACACTCCCCCCTCTCGCCCCTGTTCCACGCTCTTCTACCACAGTGTTACAGCCTGGCCAAGCAAGGAGAAAGCCTTTTAGAGGGCTACAGTgtggagcagtggttaagagtggtggtttggagcagtggtggtctctgatctggaaaaccgggtttgattccccactcctccacatgagtggtggagggtaatctggtgaactggatttgtttccctgctcctacacatgaaaccagctgggtgaccttcggctagtcaccctctctcagccccacctacctcccaggctATTTGTTGtgaagggggaaggtgattgtaacctggtttgattctcccttaagtggtggaaaaagtcggcacataaaaaccaacattaTGGGGATCCACCACTTCTTAGAGGAGGTGTTACTAAGATACGAGAACCAGAGAGAAAAAAGAGCTTTGTGCCAGGTATGGAAGAGGAGCCAGCGTGGAATCTGATATGTAGCTATTTGCATGTCTCCAATGCCATACATTACTTTGAATTCAAAGATCTTTAGTGCCACCTAGGGGCATCTCTTCTGTTAGCTGAAGGTTTTTGACAGAACTCAGACCCTTCATTCCTCACTGTGTCTTACTTTTTGCACGAACCCAGACCAACCGTCCTTCACTGTGTCTCTCGCACAGTAATACACAGCCATGTCTTCTGGCTTGAGGCTGTTCATCTGTAGGTAGAAGTTGGAGCTGTCCTTGGAGGCCATGAATCGCCCTTGGATGGTCGGGGAGTAGCTGTTGCTAGAGGATGTATAATAATAAACCAGCCATTCGAGCCCTTTCCCGGGAGACTGCTGGATCCAGAGCATGCCGTAACTGCTGAGATCAAACCCTTGGGAGGAACAGGTCAGCCTGGTGGACTCTCCGGGCCTCTTCTGTTCAGGACCCAACTGGGGGAGAACAACCTGTGAATTGgcccctgcaaacagaaaaggtGCACAGTTTAATAACATTTGTTTTCAAAAGAAGATCtgattgtttcccccccttttttttaccttGGGTCCcactaaaatataataataatagtaactcATTTTGCCCACTTTTCTCGCTGATACTCAAGGATCATTATCAATTCTGATAAAAAAAACTTCACTCCAACAGCAAATATCTCTAATGTACAAGAAATACACTGAGTTTAGGACTGCAGAACTAaaattcaaaggggggggggtaaaaaaaaaagctgccagGAAACAATACAGTTGATCAGGGGGATGTAATGgttgaagaatttttttaaaaggacttaCAAGACATCCAACTGATGAGCATGACAGTATTGAATAGCCATAACATTTTGAACAGTGGAATGGAAGATCTAAGGAGAACCCACTGAAATAGGTGAAGCGGGAGATGGGGGGTTGTCCACGGGGAGGAAAGGGCTCCTTTTAAAGAGGAAATGAGACCTTTGCATATTCTGCTTCAGCTTGAATGCCTTTGAAATAAAAGGGGAAGACATGCACCGGGCAGAGGGATAGGGGGAAGGACTCTTGGTCATCTCACGGCTTTGGGAGATAAGGCAGAAGATATGTTTTTGCAGGTGTGATGTGAATTCAGACTTGAGTTTGGCTACCAGAGGGACTTCCTTTGATCAAACACCCTCTCTAACATGTGAGGGGAGCTCCTTATGATGTTGCCTCAAGGCTTTTTTGGTTGAAATTTGCTTTGAGCACCACACTCTGCAGCTTTCCACCTGTGCCCTACCTGCTAGTGCTATAGGGCCAACTAACGTGCATAGTCTGTGAACTAAATCATCTCGATCCCTTGGGGAAGGGGCACATACCCTGCTTGTTTGTCGTGAGATCGCTCAATTGACCCACTTGTCGAGCACGGTACTCTTCTCCCCACCACAGCCTTCCAACCCATGTGGCCATTACCATTTTTGGGTCTCAAAGCCCCAAGAATATGTTTCCCTGGGGTCAGAAATGGCATCTAAGAGAAAAGCCAGGAAGAACAGTAACCATAAGCACTTTCTGCTGATGGATTCAAGGATCCAaaacactctccccccccccaccagtaccTAAACAGGCATTGTGGGTACTGGTTAGCTAAAGAAGCAAAaggagccagcgtgatatagtggttaaaagtggtggtttggagcggtggcctctgatctggagaaccggatttgattccccgctcctccatatgagcggcagatgctaatcagatgaactggatttgtttccccactcctacatataaaaccagctgggtgatctcgagctagtcacagttcttagagctctctcagcccacctacctcactgggtgtctgttgtggggagggggaaagaaaatgattgtaagtggtagagagagtcagcatataaaaaccaactcttcttttcagaACTGATTTTTTTCATTCAGTATGAAAAGTACAAAATCATCCCtaaacaaaatttatttatttatttgtttgtttgattgattgattgattgattgtttaCAGAATTTGTTCCTcgtctttctgcccttacaagggccaccaaggtggataacaatttaaaacatacatgataaaattacattgtgTCAAGCCATTAAAATAAGCCACTCCTCCCAAacatatatcattaaaacaattttaaaagagttaaaatccatacgaaacagttaaaatacatacaaaacataacaaacattggttaggaagaagGGGTGATTGATTATACTTTCcctttaaataaatgaaaggctgtcacttagaggaggacagggagctgctcctgttggcagcagaggtcaggactcacaataatgggcttaaattatgggtggaaaagtgtaagctggatattagggggaaatgtaCAGTtagaatagttcagcagtggaatcagctgcctagggaggtggtgagctccccctctctggcaatcTTCAAACAGCGCCTGGGtgaacacttttcagggatgctttgggctgatcctgcactgagcaaggggttggactatgtggccccttccaactcaatgattctatgataccaGGGAATGCCAATGAAACACagaaagtcttcacccactggtagaAGACAGCAGTGAGCAATAATAATGAGCAATGATATTATCAACATAAATAATCAAAAGAGACCAGAGAACAGTTCCTTCATTGTTCTGTTTTTGTTAATTCatgtcccatttttctccccaatgagaacccaaagcagctgcaacattgttcttccctcttccattttatcctcacaacaacaacagtgtTAAGTACTTTAAGTTGACACAGGGGATAACTCTCCCAGTGTCTTCTGCAGTAGGGTGGGGATTGAAACCCAAGTCTTCTAGATCGTAGTTgaacactctaacccctacaccatgccttGACTGCTTATCCATCCTGACAGAGCAATCAAGAAGTCCTCCTGACTGAACTTCCAAAGATAGGATCTGTCAGAATTTCCATGTGTTCCTTGACTGTCTTGGTAAGGTGTGACCagatttctccccctccactCAGTTATTGTCTCTGGCTTCACAGTAGCTGCCTTCTGCTTTAAGTTGCTGAATTTCAAAATTAATTATGGAATTGGTGAATGTGCAACTTCTCAAAATGTTCAGGTCatgctcccctctcccttgcaaTTGACCAATGCATGGATTAACCCACACTGGCATTCTTTTCCACATGTATTTCATCCATGTGGAAACATGCAGGTGCACCCTGGAAACCTCTCGCAGTAAACAGCTTCTAACTGATTGTCTGCTGGCCAATGAACAAAGTGCAGAggtcaaaaataataaaatggtaCCTTGCCAGTGCATTAGAAGCACTACGGAAAGAAGATCTTCAGAGAGATCTTCAGATGGGTGGAGTTTCACATACATCCTAATATTTGTCTCATGGATGGAACTCGGGTATCTTTTTAACGCTGAATTTTTCTCTGGATACAATTCACAGTAAGGTCTAATGTGTCATCTAAAGATAGAAGCTAAGTGCCTGGTTGAGAGCATTGCTTTCAGCAGGGACTTAAACTGAGGAACTTCTAAGGGCCCTTCCGATACGAGATCTTCTTCCTTTCGGAGCTTCTTTGAAGATACCTGATGGTGTCACAGTTTCCGAGAGCACGGGGGGCATTTTTTCATGGGCACCTGCTGCTTCATTACCTCCATGAATGCAAACGGAGGAATACGGTCCAATATGCTCAGTACTTTATTGGTGGCAGCTCTGAACTCGTGGTTCCTGATTGTGAAGATGAAAGGGCTCATCATGGGCAAAGCAACTATAATCATCAGGTACATCATTTTGTTGATCCGGGTGTCGCCTTGGGTCGACGGTCTGAGGTACATAAAAAAGGTTGCCCCATAGAGGATGCCGACCACAGTGAGATGGGAAGAGCACGTGGAAAAGGCTTTTGATCGTCCACTGACAGATGGGATCCGGACTATAGTGGTGATGATGCATGCATAAGAAACCAGCGTGAAGAGAAATGAGCCCCACATGACGACAGCCCCATAAAAGACGCCAATAAGCTCCATCAAAGTTGTGTCAACGCAAGCTAATTTCAAAAGAGGCCCAACATCACAGAAGAAGTGGTCGATGACATTTTGCCTGCAGTAGGGATAAGCCCAGACAACAATCGCCTGAAAAAAGTTCAGCGTAAACCCACTGAACCAAGTCAGCAACGAAAGAGACAAGCAGAGTCCATTCGTCATCTTGGCATtatacagaaaaggtttgcaaatgGCCGTGTAACGGTCAAAGGACATGACAGTGAGGTTGAAGAACTGTGTGGCTCCCATAGAGAATGCAACATAGCTTTGTGCCATGCAGCAGGTGAAGCAGATGGTGTTTTGGTCCAAGGCGAGGTTGGTCAGCATCTTTGGGACCACCACTGTGGTGCTCCAGAGTTCAGCCAAAGAAAAGTTGctgaggaagaagtacatgggcaTGTGGAGTTTGGGTTCCATGAAGACCACTGTGATGATCAGACAGTTTCCCAAGACTGAAATGAGGTACATCAGAAGAACAAGAGTGAAAAACGCCATCCTTATTCCATGAAGTTCAGGAAATCCCAGAAGGACAAATTCAGTGATGAATGTTCCATTGCCCACCTCCATCTCCTATCTTCCTTAACtaaaacaaaagggaaaaaaattgatCACAACTGCTCATATTCACACAAACACATTCCTATATTTCATGGCTGCTCATTATAAGTATTTGGGGACCTGTATCATATTAGTTGGGTATGTGGAACAAACTCAATGATTAATgttccattgcctacctccatctCTTtcattccttcattccttcaaaaagaaagaaagaaagaaagaaagaaagaaagaaagaaagaaagaaagaaagaaagaaagaaagaaagaaagaaagaaagaaagaaagaaagaaagaaagaaagcatttgACCACAACTGTTTGTATCTACAGAAACACATATGCATACATTTCTTATATAGTATATGTAGTTATATGTTATACAGTTATAGTTATACATATTGTCATACATATATGCTTTTAGTTACATCTGGGAACAATTTCTTCAATACTAAATCCATACAGGTCCAAGATATCTTATCTATTCATGTTCCTCTAGCTCGAATTTTTATGCATACATCTCTATATTCATTTTCTACTGCCTTTTAAAATACAGTTGTCTTAAAAAGAGATAGAGAACATGCTTCA
This genomic window from Euleptes europaea isolate rEulEur1 chromosome 18, rEulEur1.hap1, whole genome shotgun sequence contains:
- the LOC130490211 gene encoding olfactory receptor 6X1-like, with product MEVGNGTFITEFVLLGFPELHGIRMAFFTLVLLMYLISVLGNCLIITVVFMEPKLHMPMYFFLSNFSLAELWSTTVVVPKMLTNLALDQNTICFTCCMAQSYVAFSMGATQFFNLTVMSFDRYTAICKPFLYNAKMTNGLCLSLSLLTWFSGFTLNFFQAIVVWAYPYCRQNVIDHFFCDVGPLLKLACVDTTLMELIGVFYGAVVMWGSFLFTLVSYACIITTIVRIPSVSGRSKAFSTCSSHLTVVGILYGATFFMYLRPSTQGDTRINKMMYLMIIVALPMMSPFIFTIRNHEFRAATNKVLSILDRIPPFAFMEVMKQQVPMKKCPPCSRKL